The DNA region CACAGCACGACGCACCACTGAAAGGCGCCAGGGCACCTGCTTAGACTGATGGGCGCTGCAACATGAGCGCATGCCACCAGGAACCCGGAGTCGGCACATGTTTTGTCCTCGATAGCGATAAGCGCCCGATGCCCCACCACTGGACCCCTGgacgcagcagccaccacccATCCGCGAGCCCACAGAAATTTTTCCAGCCTTGCCCCGGCCAACTTTTTTTTCGGGTCGCTTTTCCCGCCTTTTTGACCTGCTAGGAGTGATTGTGTTGCAACCTCGCGGTGATCCAACGACCACCTGCTTTTCTTTTCTTGCTCCTTCTTGGCTTGGAGGCGTTCAGTATCTTAACGCAGTCCCTCATTGATCTCTCTCAAACCCTCACCCTTGTCTCAAGTCTTCAAATTCAACGTGAGGAGGCTCGAATTGCCAAAGCCACCGAGTTCCCGCAGCGCATGCACATGTCGTCCCGCGGCCCGCCCTCTTGGCTCTTCTCCCACAACACCGACAAcgacagcaagcagcagcaatcgCGTGCTACAGACGAGAAGACGCAGAGCAATAAACACAAGCAGCCTGCAAAACAAACCGACAAAATGGGCAAAAAAAGCACCGCCAAGGCAGCCCCTGcctccaagaagaaggctgTCCctgtccccgccgccgccgccgccgccgccgcccagcaggcccCGGCCCAGCTGATGGACATGGTCGGAGACTTCCTTGCCGAAAACTCCTTCACCAAGGCGCATACTGCCTTCGTGAAGCAGCGCGGCGTGAGCAGCGCCCCGCGGAGCGTCGATCAGACGCTCATGGACCTCTATAGCGCTTGGGACCAGGCCAGGGTCAAGAACCTAGACAAGACGAAGAAAGCGGGCTCTTCCGCCGACAGCTCCAGCGACGACTCAAGCTCAGACGAGAGTTCCAGCTCTGGTGATAGTGACAGCTCCTCTTCGGACGACAGCGCGGATGAGAGCGACGACTCTAGCTCTTCCTCGGACGACAGCGACAGTGACAGCGAGAAGGAGACGGTCAACaacaagcccgccgccaacctgaAGCGCAAGGCTCCCGCCAGCgactcttcctcctcgtctgaCTCGAGCTCCTCCGACGAGTCCAGCTCCGACTCCGACTCTGACTCGGCCAGCAAGCCCAAGACGAAGAAGCAAAAGACTACGGCGGCCACGTCTGGCAACTCCGACTCAGACAGCTCGTCAGATGACGAGAAGATGGACGTGGACAGCTCCTCATCCGACTCGAGCTCCGACTCTGACTCCGACTCGAGCGACTCGGACGAGTCCGTCGTCAAGGCAGAGGTCGCCGCCAAGGTGGCACTTCCCGAGTCTGACTCCGACTCtagctccagctcgtccgaCTCGTCCGATTCGGACTCGGAGGACGAGAaaaagacgaagaagaagacgacgaagaagcccgccaaggccgtcaaggtcTCCTCCAGCAAGGACCAGTCCGACTCGTCAGTCACGCTGCCCAGCAACTCGCCCGAGCCTCCCAAGAcgtccaccaccaacccTCCTCTGCCCCCGGAccccgtcgtcaacggcaccaacggcgtcaacggccgcgccggcggcaagaagcagcagaaTGAGCGCTTCTCCCGCATTCCCAAGAACATCCAGGTCGACACTCGCTTCGCCTCCAATGACTACATCTCCATGGACTACTCGCAACGCGCGCACGAGGACCTCATCGTTACACGTGGCAAGGGCTTCACcaaggagaagaacaagaagaagcgcggcAGCTTCAAGGGCGGCATGATTGACATCAACGACAAGAAGGGCATCTACTTTGACGATTGAGGCAGTGCGGGCAGTaacaaaaacaaaaaccGAGAAAAAAGAAAGCGAATGCACGCACGTGTTGCGTGTGAGCCAGCTCAATGGAAAAGACAAGACAGGGTCGACAGACAGATAGGAGGCATTGCGGAGCAAAGGACCGGCGTTACAGGTGGAGCGAAGACACACGGGGCGTCTCCCGACTCGATATACCCGAGGCGCGGCAGGGGCGTTGATGTTTATTGACCTCGTTTAAAACTCTCTGTTGGCATGGCGGCGTATGTAGAACCGTAGAATTTTCGCATAGCAAACATCATTGCTTTCTTCCGGTTTAAATAGAACAAAAACAACAACCCCCGCTTCGAACCAAACCAGATATCTCTACGCGATTCCGAGGTCGTTGCAAATCGTGACATCGTGTTGCGCCGCGCGTGAGCGGTCGGTCCCCAGGCGCCCCTCGTCTCTTGTCTATTTACTCACTCCCCTTTTctccatcctcgccgccgcagccgtcaccgtcgtcaccaccttCATCagcatcggcgtcgtcctccaaCACGTCACCGTACGTGTCCACCAGCCAATGCAGAAACTCATCCCACTGCGCCTCCCACGCGCGCAGCACCCGGCGCCGCTCTTGGTCCTCGAGGCACGCGTGCTCCAGGCTCCAcaggacgagctgcttcCACCCGAAGAGGTCCATGTCGGCCTTGCCCACCATGACCTGGTAGAAGTCGTGCGAGAGCGACGATCTGCGTAAGTAGTACATTAGTATATCAGCGTCCGAGAGAGAAAAGGAATGAAGAAATAaagagaggggaggaaggaTGATAGCCTACCTGAAAATGGTCCCGTTGTCTGAGCTCACCGTGCAGTGCACATTCGCCGCCAGGAGCTGGTACATGGCGTGGCCCGCGACGCGGCCCGTCAAGCCGAGCACCTCGTTGGAGATGGGGCACAGCTCGAGGCagacgccgcgggcgcgcatgCGCTGCATGACGTgcgggtggcgggcgagggcgaagccgtgcccgatgcgccgcgcgcccagcagcagcgcgtcgacgaggttcTCGTCGGTCGcggtgccgccctcgagcgtctcgcCGCAGTGGAACAGGAACGGGATGGACATGCccccctctgccgccgcgcaccgCCGCTGGAAGGCGAGGAACTCGGGCACAAAGGCTTTGAGGGGGTGGCCCTTGCCTTCCTCGCCCATGATGTCGAAGCCTGGGAGGTTTGATGCGTTAGCGAGAGGGGAGTATGTCCAGGGAGGGTAGCGAGTGTTCCTGGAGTTGGGCGAATCGGGGGAATGGGTAGAAAGTGACTGCTGCTGGTACGCAAGGGCAGAAAGGAAGAGGGTAGTGGATGATAGGGGGAGGGAAGCTCACCGGCTATCCATTCCGGCCATCGCTTCTTGAATTCGAAAcactcgtcgagcgccgcctcgacctcgcgcgGCGAAAACACCCTGGGCGTGCAGTAGATAACCTTGATGCCGCCAAACTCCCGCCTAttggcggccgcctcgtccttgaaGCGGGTCACTTCGTCGACAATCATCTCCATGATACCGGCGTTGTCGATGGGCCCAGAGCCGTCATCGCGGTACAGCTGGTTGCTCGTCATAAAGTTGGGCCGGATCTCGGCGTACAGGATCCCGTCGGCAACCAGGTCCGCGAGGAAGCGCCTCGTGTACGTTCGGTACGCCGTCTCGTAGTTGAAGAGGCCCTTGATCATGCGCGTCCGCCCGTTGAACTTTTCCCAGGCCCTGTCGTGGCAGCACCATGTCCTCGGTCAGCCAAGCTCGCGCCGTGGCTATCATAATAACTGGGAAACGTCAAGGGGCGAGGGATGGTTCCCGAAGCGAAACTTACCCGTCGGCCGTCTGCAAGAAGTTgtgcgcctcctcctcgtcaaaCTCCATCTTGCCCACCAGCCActcctcggccgtcatcatgccGCCGTGTGCCTCAGCGAAGCGGTCCAGAAAATCCGCGAGGCGCATCGTCTGCCGTTGCTTGTACGCCGAACTGAAGAGATTCCCAGGGTGCTCCCTGTTCGCGCTAAGCATGCAAAACTGTATCTCGCAGCGGTCAAAGGCGCTCCGATCCGTTAGCGGCACGTCGCTCGTGATGTGCATGCGGTCCATGGTCTTGGCCACGTCGAGGAGCACCCgtggcggcaggcaggcattgTAGTGGATGTGCAGGTGTGCGCCCTTGGGCAttcgccgtgccgccgcgaACAGCTTCGTCTGCCCGATGAGCTCTACGTTGGACAAGAAGTGATCGCCCGCGAAGCGCCGGTGCGCCTGCCCAGCGTACCCCTGGCGcggggccgcccgcgcgtacacctcggcgtcgtcgagccgccgcagggccttgatgatgcgcgctgcccgccgctccaGGGCCGTTGCGCGTTGACGACATCGTGAGTCGAAGGCCAGTCCGCGTTCCACACCGAGAACGCTGTCGCGGTGCGCAAAGTATCCTTCTGTATCAaggttgccgctgccgatcACCGAGTCCGGTTCAGTACTATACAGCCTTCGCGAACACTCCCACTGCCGTCTGTCCATGACGCCGAGGTCCTGGAGCTGGCCGTCAACCGCCCGCTGCGCCGACCGGacatcgtcggcgctgtcgtCCCGGAGCCGATGACAGAGATCGTCTCCGGCCGCGGGCTGTGCGTCCGTGTCGTTGCCCATTGTGCAATtgggcgtgtgtgtgcctgtAGCGTCTCTAAAcgccgcgtcggcgctccTCTTGCGACTTTTCGCAGAGGTAGATCTCATGAGTGAGAAGAGCCGTGGCGTTGCGAGACCAATTTATGTCCCGCGGCTGAAGGCAAGCTCGAACCCGCACGGGGCCAGGTAGTCGCGAACAAAGAGAGCGACCGCGCTTGGATAAGGAGGGCTGCCGTGGTCGGTCTCGCCTTTGCGCCTCTTCCCGTGAGTTGATGCTGTCGAAAGGCTGTGAGCAACTCACATCATGACGGGCCTTTGACGTGACACAAGCGCGAGCTTTTATGCAATTTACTCGATGCTTCGCGGGCGCCCGTGACTCTGCCCTCTTGTGTGTACTGCCTAATAATGCCTaggaggcgctggccggGTCGCTGATGAGACGGCCGGGGAGGCTGTGAGGCTGTGGGCCTCGTGCAATGGCACCAGGCGGCCCGCCACTGGCAGGGCTGAAGGAGCCAGGCACGGCGAGGAACGTGGGTAGAAGACGGAGGGGAACGGTGACGGAGACGGTGGTGTTGACGCTGGCGGCAGGGCGCGTATCGTGCGTGTCGCCGTTTGGGGCAGGGAGGCAGTTCGGGCGCTTGAGGACGGTGGTGACGCCGGAGTATGCGTGTGTGTCGATGGATGGGAGCCTCGCATCCACTTTGCTCGTGTCAGCCCGTTTGGCCTGCGGCGTGGTGGCCCAAGGAAGGCTAAGGGGCCCGCCGGTCTATCTGTTGCGGCCCTTGTTGTTCGTTTGTTGTCGAGATCCGTTGAGGCAGTGGCTGTGCTGGATTCCAAGTTGACGGATTGACGATGCTGATGAGGTGTGGTGTTGAGGTGGGTACCTTAGAGGGTCCactgccgtcggccgccatAAGGCTGGACACCGTGGGTGCCTGCATACCTACCCCGATACCGATACCAACGGGCTAAAAGTTAGTTAGCTAGGACCCCTCCCAGGCAGACCGGTAGGCACCCTTCTCGGGCCTCCATCAACCCCAATCAGGTACCTTACTGGTTGTCATTCACACACGGGGAAAGCATCACTTACTCACCTTCACCCTTCACTCTCACTCGCTCTCACTCTCCCACAAGACACTCTTCATCACGCAAACACACGCCCCGTGTATCATGCACCCACCAACGGCATGATAGCCCCGCGCTTCGTATGCACCATCCCGCCGCGCTTCTCAAACGACCACGCAGGCAACGGGACCACAGCCTCACCCacctgtccgtccgtcgagGGATGGGCCACGTCGGACCGATCGACGCACTTCATTCGCATCCTTTGTTCGACTTTGACACGCCCTCAAGCCATAGCCTCACATAGCCCCTCCCTTGCCTCTGCTCCATCTCCCTGgatgccatcatcatcgtcccaTTGAACCATGTAAAACGTGCAATGGCCTCGCCTACAGATCGACGCCcaacacgcacacgcacaagatgcgccgccgcctgcaacCTCCTCCCTGCTCGTCAACAATAGTACAGGCTTCAAGACGTCGTCGCACCTCCTGATCGCCAGATAACACCACGTagagccgccgtcgcaccgtcgcgcagctgcacATCACGCCCCACGAAAACCCAAGTCGACAAGGAgacgatggagagagagggaggaaAGAGATGGAAGACGACGAAAACTAACACTCGTTGCGCGCTTCGGCGCTTCCCAAAGACATAAACTACCCCAGTCCCGTCTCACGGCCCATCACAAGGGCAGATGGCATACCCCAAACCCCGTCCTTCCAAAATCATGACCGCACGTCCACGTTGTTGCGTGCTCCCCGCAACTAGCATCCCGTCCCAAAGTCCGGCAGGAGAAACGGAGCGCCAGAAACAAGTACCAGCGTGGATCCCAATACACAGATCGGAGGCAAGTGGTGACAAAAGAATCGATTGGACGGACGGGTGGTAAAAGATACAGTGGTTACGACCGCGCGCAAACTCCCCCCCGCTGGGGATATGGCTGGGCTCACTTTCTCATGGTGATAGTTAGAGCTCGTGACCCAAATGGCATcactcctcgtccttggccgcagccgcaccgTCGGCCTTTTCCTCGTCCGGCTTGACCTCCTGCGTCGCGTCAGTCTGTGGTCAACTGGAATCAGTGCAGTCACACTAGACTTGGGGTGTTTTCCGCTGCGGCAGCACTGCCTCGCGGAGCGAAGCGCGCGCCATGCGCAGAGACAGAGCGAGAGGGCAACGTGGTGAAATCTCGGCGGACGTACCTTTTCGGCTGCCTTGACCGCTCCCGCGACCTTTTTCTCAGCGGCCTTGGAGTCAGCCTTGACCTGTTGTTGGGCCTGTCAGCGTGTCTGCGCGCGGATCGTCGTGGAAGCAaaggtgagtgagtgacatgacgcgccgctcctcgtctTTATACGGCGTCGCCCCCCGgtcagccgcccgcgcgccaaACGACGTACCCTGCATGGGCGCTCGACGGACACCAAAACAGCCATGCATCAGAGGGCAGAGGAAGTGAACAAGAGGAGAAACCGCATCATACCTTGGTGGCAACCTTGCCCGCCGTccccttcttggccttcttggtcacgccgccggccgtcttccccgcggcgccggcagcgctcTTCTTGGGGCCAGGCTTGCGCcccgcgccagcgcctgcgccgccggtcgcgggcttggtggtggtagtggtggtggcggcggcggttgtcTTGGTGCTCCGGCGCTTCTGGACGGGCGCCGTGTCGGGCACAGAGAAgacgcgcgggcgcgagtTGCCCGTCTGCGAGCGCGTGCCTTCGCGGACCATGATGGGCGGTTGATGGGGTGGATGGGAtcggggcgcgggcggtgtTGATGCTTGGGTTGGAGAAAGGTTGCTTGCTCGCCCTGCTGGCACGCCTggacgacggacggatggTAATAAGGTGCCCAGGTATATTACCTAGTCTTGGCCAGCTGGGGGTGCGCTGCTGGCGTCGGTGTGTTGCTGCAACGCTGTTGTTTAACAAACTtgagagagcgagagagagagacagagacagagagtgaaagagaaagagaaggGCGCAGggagaagcagcagaaggTCCGTCACTCTTTCAATCTCTGGGCCAAACGCGATGATGGAACGGGATGCGACCAGACGCGACGCGACCAGACGAAATGAGTCCAGATGGCCGGGGCTTTGTTGCTCTCCAGGTATGAGGTGAGCAGCACGAACTGCGCAGCACGGTTGGGCTGGGCTAGGGGGGGAAACCTCCCGAGGTAATGCTCTAGGCAATCAAGCCCGgccagcccaggcccaggAGGAGGACCAGACCAGGCTGCTGTTGGGCCGGGGAgagggggtggtggtcgcgcgcctgggggggaggaggagatgacCAGCAACAAGAAGACGGGAGAATGGAAGCACCTCAGGACAGGACGGGATAGCGTAGGCCGTagggccaccacccaccgccgctggagcagcggcagcgcccagcagcagcacgttgcgccatcgccccccctccccttcccgcgccgcggccgcctcctctctccccttGACAACCCACCTCAGCGCTTCCAGGTTGGAGTTGCTCCTCGTCAGCACAGCTACCTGTAGTACCTAGCAgtctccagctcgccgcagTGCAGCACACGAGCGTCCGCCCTGTAACTGAGCAGTCACCCTCACGCCATGCGATCCAatgcccccccgcccctgACCCCCCCGTCGTCAATGCGCCGACCACGCAGGTGTTTGCCTGGAATCACCCGCTGGcgtcaccaacaccacccgaccgccgccgcctcctcctcctcctccccttcatCCTCCACCTCCATTTCACCGTAGGAGGGAAAACTTCACCCATAACGGGCGCGGTCAAGCACCAATGTCCATGGGACGgttcgtgcgtgcgtgcgtgcgtgcgtgtgtgtgtgtcgacATCAAAAACGTCTCTCGCGCTAGGCGGGAGCAAGACGAGCTCCCTCGCATAAAGGGAACCACGACGTCGTTGGCGCTGTCCGCGTCTAACCCGACTACACAGTATGTAGGTGTGAAATGTCAACAAGCGTCTTGCCCACatgcgcccccccccgggcaTCCGTCCATTTGTCcacccgtccatccatcaacTTCACAGGTGCTACTAACTACGTGCTGGTCTGGTTTTGTTGcactcgcccgcccccctcctcaATCCTGGtgccccccttctctctgcgctgcgcttcttgggggggggtttcTTCCGAGTGCGCGGCCAGCTGGTCGCCCTCTCAGCAGCTTAATAATGGCAAAGccagggcgagcgggcgggtgCGAGGTATCTCGTACGCCAACCACCACCTACCTGCACCAtcatgcccatggcggccaccaccaccacccaccacgaACAAATAATAGTCTGGTACGTAGCAGGCCAGACTCGACTCATTGTTACTGTGCTCGGCGCTGGAGCGCTCGGCGCAAGAAAAAGAGAGCCTCCTCACGAGTGAGCTCAAATAAGTGAGAGCGGGGGACAGGTAGCCAACATCCAAGGAGGGCGGTACGCGCAGAGTGCTACCGCGTGTGCTTCCTTCCTTGGTCAATCTCATTGTCATATTCCCAAGTCTATAAGGTAGTTACTCTCTTCCTGCACGTGCTATGTATCTTGTCCATTGCGACCATTCGAGCGCTAGGGACGCAACGGGCTGCTGTCCCCAGGGAAGACAACAGAGAGAGTGAGCGATGGGGGCGGTCAGGGTACGGTCCAGGTCATCTCTTCGTTACATTAGGAGGTACCTATCTTTCTTGGGGCAACAAACTCCGTACCAGCGCTGCCCCCATCTATCCGCAGCATCCAGTCCAGGGCCGTACGCTTCCAGGCTCTTTCATGCCCACCATGGATCTCGATGAGGCATGCCCTCCAAGACGCTCCAGAGCATATCACCCAAACGCGATGACTGCGTCGTGAGCAGGCTCATCCAgtccaccagcagcagcagcagcagcaccacatCAGCAATGGAAGCGGCCCGGGGAGGCGCGCCGGGGGGAGCGGCGTTGGGGGAAGCTGCTTGGGCCAACCCGAGCCCCCCCGTGCCATGTTCCTGCGCGCCCCCCGCATCTCCGCTCCTCCCCCTCATTTGCCCAACTTTCCTGTTGTCCCTCTCCGCTGTCTCTCTTCCCCtccgccgctcccgcgcgctctctctctccatctctgtctctgtctctgtcatccctcccccttctacctctccatccccccctccatccccatcTGTTACTCTTCCGCCTATCCGTCTCCCCAGCCATGTCACGCGCAGGAGTAGTAGCCCCTGACTTTGGTGCAATCTGCCCCAGGTCCCTTCCCTCTGGACTGTTTGCTCCGTGCCGCTGACCCCCCCGGCGAAGGCTGAAGTAGCCCGCCCTCTTGGCCGCCGTAATcacacgcgcgcacgcacactCACACGCTCACGCTCACGCACACGATCCTGAGCACTCATTCCCACTGGTCACATCTTTCTTTATTCGACTCGCCTCAGGTTgcctcgtctccgtcttctATCTGCGCTTCGGCTGTGAGCCACATTTAGGCCTGTCTGTCACTACGCTCGTATGTCTGACATGTAAAACGTACAtcacgccgcctcccgccctgTATGTTTGCACGCTTGCCGAGGCGGCCCCTGGCCGAGGCTGGGCCACCACGCGCAGGTCGGCCGCCCAGGTCTGCGCGATATCTCTCGGCCCTTCAAGCGTCGCCGCTTGGCGCATcccacacgcacgcacgaagTACAATGCGTAAATGTACGCACGCCTCCTCAcctctcgccgcccacgtcccGTGTCGCACGCGCCTGATGCCGCCAGCGTTCCTATGTACTACGATACTTTCGTGCCTACACGCCCGATCCCGGCTCAGGCAAAGTAGCTCTTCCACAGCACGCCATCTAGGTCCTCGAGCTGTTCCTGCGTAAAGTACTGTTGTTTTTCGGGTTAGCTCTCAAGCGCACGTGCCTCTGCTGCCGGCATGCGACGCTCACCTTTTGGTCCACTGTCCAGCTGTCCTGTCTCGTCTTCTTGAATTCGCTCAGTATGGTCTTGGTCGCCTGGCCGACCATGCCCGGATCGCCAGACGATTTGCGCGCGAGCGTGGCCAGCACCTCGGGCATCcacttgggcggcggcgttgcgtAGGGGAACGCCTCGATGAGGGCACCCAGGCCCAGAATCGCTGCGTGGCGCCTGTTGGTCTGCTTCTGCATGTCCACGGGCGTCTCTGTacccgccgcgctgcggtTCTTCCGCGGCATCGGGTTttgctgcagctcctgctcgaACCGCGCCTTGAGTCGCGCGATGATGGGATCACGAATCCGGTGCGGCGAGCACCGGATCATGCCCGCCAGCGTTAGCGACGCGCACGAACGCACCTCGAGCTGCGGGTCGCTCAGCATATCCGAAACCGCCGTGAACAGTGCGTCCCGCTGTGGCGCCTTGGTCAGGAAAATGCGCCGAAAGTAGATGACCTGCATGTTCACCAGCGCGCGTAGCCTCTGGTGCCAGCTCGTGGCCGTGCGGCCGATCTTGATGAGCTCGTCGATGAActtgccgtcttcgccgtcgcgAAACGGGATATTGGCAAGGTGGCGGTACACGTGGTATGCCATCTTCATGAGCTCCGGGTCTTCCTTGACGTCCATCAtgtgcagcagctgctccaTGAAGGGCGCCGCGAAAAAGGGCACCAGCTCCGTGCATTCGTGCGACGAGAGTGTGCAGTCGAGCCACATGAGCACCGTCTTGGAACCTGCAGTGTATGAGGATTGCTCCTGCTGCCCAGGCGTCCGCTCCTGTCGCCATTTCTCCAGCCGCTCAAAGATGCTGGTAATGGTGCCTGTGAGCTCCTCTGACGGCTGGTAAGGCCGAATCCCAACGCTAGAGGCCTCCTTGTTTTGCTCCAGCATCTTCGGCACGCTCTCAAAGGACTCGTGGTAGCGCGACTTCTCAATCGCAGCCAGCACCCGGCCGATGGCCTCCCGCACTGCCTTGTACGGATGATCGATGTGCTCGACGAAGTGGTCGAGGATAGGCTTCGTGCCGCGAAAGTGCCATCCGCCGTCTGCGACGAT from Purpureocillium takamizusanense chromosome 3, complete sequence includes:
- a CDS encoding uncharacterized protein (COG:S~EggNog:ENOG503Q3QM), whose translation is MHMSSRGPPSWLFSHNTDNDSKQQQSRATDEKTQSNKHKQPAKQTDKMGKKSTAKAAPASKKKAVPVPAAAAAAAAQQAPAQLMDMVGDFLAENSFTKAHTAFVKQRGVSSAPRSVDQTLMDLYSAWDQARVKNLDKTKKAGSSADSSSDDSSSDESSSSGDSDSSSSDDSADESDDSSSSSDDSDSDSEKETVNNKPAANLKRKAPASDSSSSSDSSSSDESSSDSDSDSASKPKTKKQKTTAATSGNSDSDSSSDDEKMDVDSSSSDSSSDSDSDSSDSDESVVKAEVAAKVALPESDSDSSSSSSDSSDSDSEDEKKTKKKTTKKPAKAVKVSSSKDQSDSSVTLPSNSPEPPKTSTTNPPLPPDPVVNGTNGVNGRAGGKKQQNERFSRIPKNIQVDTRFASNDYISMDYSQRAHEDLIVTRGKGFTKEKNKKKRGSFKGGMIDINDKKGIYFDD
- a CDS encoding Adenosine deaminase (COG:F~EggNog:ENOG503NWQQ), with the protein product MGNDTDAQPAAGDDLCHRLRDDSADDVRSAQRAVDGQLQDLGVMDRRQWECSRRLYSTEPDSVIGSGNLDTEGYFAHRDSVLGVERGLAFDSRCRQRATALERRAARIIKALRRLDDAEVYARAAPRQGYAGQAHRRFAGDHFLSNVELIGQTKLFAAARRMPKGAHLHIHYNACLPPRVLLDVAKTMDRMHITSDVPLTDRSAFDRCEIQFCMLSANREHPGNLFSSAYKQRQTMRLADFLDRFAEAHGGMMTAEEWLVGKMEFDEEEAHNFLQTADGAWEKFNGRTRMIKGLFNYETAYRTYTRRFLADLVADGILYAEIRPNFMTSNQLYRDDGSGPIDNAGIMEMIVDEVTRFKDEAAANRREFGGIKVIYCTPRVFSPREVEAALDECFEFKKRWPEWIAGFDIMGEEGKGHPLKAFVPEFLAFQRRCAAAEGGMSIPFLFHCGETLEGGTATDENLVDALLLGARRIGHGFALARHPHVMQRMRARGVCLELCPISNEVLGLTGRVAGHAMYQLLAANVHCTVSSDNGTIFRSSLSHDFYQVMVGKADMDLFGWKQLVLWSLEHACLEDQERRRVLRAWEAQWDEFLHWLVDTYGDVLEDDADADEGGDDGDGCGGEDGEKGSE
- a CDS encoding uncharacterized protein (EggNog:ENOG503P93Z); the encoded protein is MVREGTRSQTGNSRPRVFSVPDTAPVQKRRSTKTTAAATTTTTTKPATGGAGAGAGRKPGPKKSAAGAAGKTAGGVTKKAKKGTAGKVATKVKADSKAAEKKVAGAVKAAEKEVKPDEEKADGAAAAKDEE